Genomic window (Bombyx mori chromosome 9, ASM3026992v2):
TTGAAGAGAATTttagttaataattttattatattatgtaagtcATTAAGTTTAAGTAATTTACAACTTGGTCTgttgatatatattatataatcctATTAAGACTTTATTTCTgggattgtaaaataaaaattaataatagtatttgtttttttttgtttatgataaACTTTTATATTTGCGTATCAGAACTAATGTCTATATTCCAAATTTAACCTTGACCATAAATGGTTCAGTCTGACATTTTTCCCTAATTCCCTAATTTTTCATGTTAatgcttaatatttttattgcatagactgGTGGACGAGTTGACAGGCCAcctagtgtgaagtggttactggagctcatagaccatctacaacgtaaatgtcatcacccaccttgaaatataagttccaaggtctcggtagttacaacggccgcctcacccttcaaaccgaaacgcattgctgcttcacggcaaaaatgggcagggtggtggtacctacaagtgcggactcaagaggtccgaccactagtaattacgcaaataataattttgcgggtttgatttttattacccgatgttattccttcaccgtggaagtcaatcgtgaacatttgttaagtacgtatttcattaaaaaaattggtacccgcctgtgggaatCAAACAATCGCATCGCTCGACACCAATGCACCGCACGTTTTATCtcttgggccacgacgacttcaagagcTCAGTGATTAGTGAAGTCCATTGGCATCAACAACACAAAAGCAAATGTTAGATGCCCTTGGTCTGTTAAAAGTCAGAAGCATGTGGAGTAAAATTTTTGTGTTTACCTTCCATCGCCTCGAATGAAATCCAGTTCCTCGAGagctttgaaaataattttcaacgATAGACATCGGCTTATGCTTCTGACATTGTTCATGTCATTGAGCAACTGACTACACACTATAAGATGAATTATAGGTAGATGAAATATTGGCTGTTAAAAATACGAAACATCAAATAAGGTAAAGAAAaaacagactttttttttaatatttaataaattaaaactcatGCTTGCATGCGGTTATGTACATCAGTCGAACCGTTAACTTGTTTGCTGCTCTAAAAACTGTTGTAACAATGCATTATTGATTGGTATCATTAAGTTTTCACTGCCGTCAAGAGTTCTCTTCATTTTAACGAGTTTGTGGTCTAAGAATTCTGTCAACTGTGCTCTGAGAGCTAAGTCAGAGCTGACCAAAAATTGTTCACGGCATTTTGAATAGAGATCCTTAAATGGTAGTCCTGCAAACAAAATTTCAGAGTTACAGGTGTTCACATTAGACCATAACCCTTATTTTACTAGGTTATCTTTCACTAAGCTGTATATTCTCCAGATAGAACATATCGCTTAGGTAACGGAAACGTTTCAAGAGTAGGACGCTCAGTAAGACCGGTGTGACGGTTATTTTATATTGTCGcgtataatatttattgaaatagttTCATCAAGATTTTTATGACGACATAAATAAGTAATGACATTACATTAATTAAACTAGTAGTAGCAGCAGCGTATACTAACGTACTAGTGTGACGTATGCTAttgaaaaaaaacgaaatggtTTAACTCCTCGTATTACTATTGGAATAATTCAAACCGCTTTTAATCAAATTCCatcacgtaatttttttaactatagtCGTATTTTCAGTcagttcttgttttttttttattgcttagataggtggacgagctcacagcccacctggtgttaagtgtgttaaggtctcaatatagttacaaaggcttttttttttttttttttttttcgggccgggggccgaacctcctacgaggtccccgcgcctagggggcgcgcggggtatgtgagactcaacgatctgcaggtgttgagagcagatcgcgggcccaaggattttagggcccacccactaaacgactcccctgcactcttacacccgacgtccgatctccgtccggggtcagaacccgttcagagtaggggggttcccgcggtcaacactacaaccagacacgcggcgccaccccgaggacgcccgaccgacgggtcgtcgaggcgatagtcgacgaccaacgacgtcggtctccgcggtacggcggccctaccaggccgcccgggcggtgccgctggtgttccgggataccccgctgggccagaaccagcctgccgggtcggaacgcgatacaccgccgaccgggttgctcttcaacagtatgttcggcgacgacagcgacgacgaaaatgcggaccgcatcgcagtccgcagccgccgacgcgccgtcccgtcctcctggtgccagcgcgctagagtgacggtagcgtgcggcgcagcctcagcccccttaggtcgccccgtgaccatcaccgggaggagactgcctcctcataggggctggagctggacaaacgccctcctccgaaccccggctcgacggcggcggcacggcgccgagagggaagaagagctctccctctcccgttccgccgcctccttccgcgagatggtggactcgcagaagtcgagcatcgcctgccaggactcgtcgctgccgagcatcgtagccacgacggtcggaagcgacaagtccggtcctatttttgcaacgaggacgcggcgctgctccgcgaaagcggtgcagtacgcgagcgtgtgctccaccgtgtcctcgttgcagccactgcagtggtggcacttcggcgtcggctccctccgggcgacgaggtgcaggtagcgaccgaaacagccgtgtcccgtgagcacctgtgtcgctcggaaggtgagacgtcctcggtcgcgatagttacaaaggctgccccatccttcaaaccgaaacgcataactggttcacggcagaaataggcagggcggtggtacctaaccgtgcagactcacaagtggtcctaccaccaaatagTCAAATTGTCAAAACAAATAcgatatactattttttttattttcatattttatcttAATTGTTTTGTTGGTTCTTATCCAATGGTCTTGCCTTTTCTTGCTACTGCCATTTATATCATGTCGTGACACATCACGTCAGAAATGGCACTTTAGCGGAAAgcctatttttgttttatataataatacatagtcATAAATAGTATTTACAAGGCTTACCTTGATAATGGGCTTGCTTTTGATTTGCTAATTGATGTTCAATAAGGATAGTGAAAATCCCTTTTGAATTCGATGTTAATGACTGATAAACGCTCCTGAGTGATGATAATTGTAGGGCGCCACTTTTGTGTGTCATTATAGAATTCTCGAAGGAAGTTTCTTCAGTATAAGGAACAAACGAAGTTACATCCCACCATGAAAAGTTGTATTTACTCAATTTAGAATAGTCCCATACTGAAAATTGAATTATTCTGCTTAATTAATCGTTTACGTGGTGTAGCGCTTTTTATATAACTTcaacgcttgcgacgaagggctcggcgagtatattagcccacagacacggcccactcgccggatcttctcagtggtttgcgtttccgatctgatagcagattctgcgaagcacagctcttgctagggttagtgttagtaacgtcgtcaggttagagccccgtgagctcacctactagaccGGTGACAATGATATGGCCTCTCTAGAtcatcagcgtaggtaggaaaaaaacaaataacttcaaaaactaaattaagtttttagaTTAATAATCACTTgcaaaagttaacttaaatgcatattttaatCAAGTACTTTCTCATGCTAAAATTGAgcgtttaagaaaaaaaagtaaggtACTTACGTAACGGGGCATTAATATGATCGATCGTTGCAATGGTGTGCACATTCTTTATCTGAGATAGACTAGCCAAAGTAACTTGTGATTTAGAATTTCTTAACATAGGTCCATCGATGTTGTTTACTATCAGAAATAGGTCCACGCCATTTTCTGACAGCTGACTGTCAATCAATTTTACAACGCTGCCAATATTGGACGGTACAGTTGTATTCCCTAGTAGATCTACGACGATGCTTTCTAGGATATCCTTAATGGTGAGACTCGGAAAGAATCCATTTACCATTATACACGGAAACTTGTTCAACTTCTCAGCTTGAAACTGTTGGAGCAAAGTTCGTTTCGATCCTATGCcgtataaaataatactaaagtTTTCACTTAGTTCATACAGCCATCTGTCAAAGAGCTGTCGATGGTTATAGTTGAGCTCTGCTATTTTTTTCCTGTGTTCTGTTGATATATGTACAGTATCTGGAGAATTATCTTGAATATTCATGTTTTTCAATCTAGCAAGAGTGTGATCTGAT
Coding sequences:
- the LOC101742823 gene encoding origin recognition complex subunit 2; its protein translation is MSSELKGKVSDSETETVDLPETPSRRTGRTRQKPKKYNDFFELSPSKRKPRRVSTSSEEDEIIDDSCPQKPRALFSDDDVEGQDIFKFKGRHTKHDLQNAVRSAMMNSPKVILTRLKTPKKVINLHSPIRKAAGTPRHVREVIKKRIIQEVDSDSSGDFSGSSSDFVPDESENEEQSDSSSSSSTSVEDEKPQRKDSVKTQITRNRNNKMKIKDSEYIVKPDNYFMMNSSKKIATSDHTLARLKNMNIQDNSPDTVHISTEHRKKIAELNYNHRQLFDRWLYELSENFSIILYGIGSKRTLLQQFQAEKLNKFPCIMVNGFFPSLTIKDILESIVVDLLGNTTVPSNIGSVVKLIDSQLSENGVDLFLIVNNIDGPMLRNSKSQVTLASLSQIKNVHTIATIDHINAPLLWDYSKLSKYNFSWWDVTSFVPYTEETSFENSIMTHKSGALQLSSLRSVYQSLTSNSKGIFTILIEHQLANQKQAHYQGLPFKDLYSKCREQFLVSSDLALRAQLTEFLDHKLVKMKRTLDGSENLMIPINNALLQQFLEQQTS